AAGTAACGCATCGCCGCGCACCCACAAAGCGATTCATTTCATATTCCGAACACAACTCGCTCGGAGCTCGATTTCCTTTTTAAAATTAGCTACGGCCGAATGTCCTTTTTGTTGCGCCAGCTATCGCCGAGGAGCGATACGGTGGGGTCGCATTCAACATTTCAATATAACGTAAGGACTTTAAACTGAGGCAGGAAatgcaaaataattttatctgtGAATAGCTGATGCTGACGATTTTACATTATGTGCATTTTACGAGTCGAGGGTTATAACAAATTAAAGAATACAACAGCATTATTACCTATTATACAATCATTTTACAATCGacaaaataagaatcaaaataaCTGCAATTAGTCCTTACACTATTTCCTTTCTTTCGTCTAATGTTCGACTTTCCCTTTATGCCATTCAGTTTTAAGGATGCCTCAATAAAGTGGGCAGAGATCCATACAATGTTCACCTACCTTCTCCTGCGTTATGTAGTTGATGACGATAGGCACCACAAAGCCGGCTATGGTACCGATGCCGTTGGACAGGCCCATGAGGATAGAGGCGTATCGAGGCGCGATGTCCAGATGGTTCACATTGTAGCCGGAGATGGCGAAACCGCTGCATGCCACGCCCAGCGTTAGTTCTATAGTCGCCACGTACTGACAAAGGGAgattaatacataataatgtTAATTCTGAAATATTTGCGCGATTTTAAAGAAAACTTCTTTGACTCAGGTATAGGTGCAGTTCATATAATCAAGTCCGTGTGATGGGAGTAGTATCATGAAAATGTATGGGTTTGCCTCTTCACAGAATACGAAAAGTGATTGCAGAAAAAAAGAACGGCGGTTTTTGAACTATAACGCACTGAAAGACAAGCACGTAGACTTCATGTATGAATCATTTCATATAGCAAATTCATAACAattaatttatacaaataattttagtataatagTATGGTAGAGTTCAATTTTGCGTACTTTCTGAGATCCTTCTGCTTTAGTAAGGGTTAATTAAATGTTGACTATATACTCAAACTTACCTTGTTATCGGCATAGGCAACAAGAACAAAGAAAAAACGCCTCCAGCCCGAACCCTCCGCAGTTGAACAGTTTGCGCACGTTGGTGGTAGTCATCGTGCCACTCTTGCGCAGGTAGTCGGCCAACATGCCGCCGATGGGCACCAGCGATGTCATAATCAGGTGGGGAATCGCGCCCACGAAGCCAGACTATAACAATAAGATACCACAGTGAGTTTGGTATTAAGTTGCATAAAACGGATGTTCATGCCATGTACAGTGGACATATCCCATAGTTCTGTATTCGCATACATAAGAGATATGGGTTATATTTTCGAGTAAGATGTGTGTAccctatttttaatagttactcACCTCTGTGATTTGCATTTGAAATCTTGAATTAAAATATGCAGACTGGAATATAACTAGCAAACAGAAATTCCATGTTCTGCAAAAATTCGCTACAATAATGGCGTAtacctgaaacagaaaaaaaaatacattcaaaaatgGCACAAGATTTAAAAAATCAAGTGTCTTAAGATCTTTAAATGTTGCAGGGAGATAATAGTAGGTACtgtagtaggtaggtaatgaAAATCAATATTGGGAAACAAAATAAGACAAGTATGCTACATGCATAATGTTAACTTACTGGGGGTGACGTAAAAAAGGCCTTCCACGGCGTGCCCCAAAAGCTGGGCATGGGGGCCTGCGAGGCGGTGCCGAGAGACTGCTCGATGTAGGCCATCTCCTTGCCGGCGATGTGCGGGTGCTTGCTCGGCCGCTCGAACACCAGCCACAGCCACATACAGTACCtatacaataacatacaaaGTTAGATGTAGCAAAGACCCCTCAgcaataactatttattacagCTTTATGATCAAGACTTTCAAGACCAAAGTGAGTAACTCATTtggtgatttttttataataatatgattgcgattatttattttaatattaacggcAGAGTTTCCCCAATTTCAACGAATTTTTCATCATTAACAATTTCCCGATCAAGTCCTGGACAAAGGGGGCTACCGACTGTCTATTAAATTGTAAGAAAGATCCTCTTTTATAGCAAAATAATGATGAAGTGTGACTACAATGGGTTCCTCCTCAAGTAAATACTAAACGcatcatttaaaaacaaacactTTACTAACTTTTACTAACTTAAGTTTACTAACTTACCATATAAGACCGAATACTCCGTAGAAGTAGAACGGCGCCTGCCACCCGATGTAATCCGACAGCATCCCAGAAAGAGGCATGCCAATGACGATGCCCGCATATGTCCCGCAGAAGGCCAACGTAGCCAGCCGCGAGCGCTCCAGCGGAGGCGCCCACATGCGCCAGATACCGTGGCATGAAGGATACGTCACACCCTGAACAGACAAATTAGGATGACGTATTAAGATGTTTGCGAATAGATTTTGTGTTTACTttcacatataaaaaaaactgtcaagtaacATTTGGCTGTAGGTATGCATTctcactttttttaaagtatgtacctacctatatttcaaaGCAGCAGTCCAATAAAGTTTAGTCAAACCTTACATAGTGATTGTAAACGCGCGTTCGAAACTTAAAACGTAAATATAAAAAGATGCTACTCGTAAACTTCATGAAACATATAGGTAGctacctaaatataaaacttctATAAGGCCATCTAAATATTTCTGTGAGATATATCAGTCAATAGAAACTTTTGACAAAGCATCCCATAAAATGGGATTCTTTTGTCAGTATATCTACAGTTATCAATGATTAGATTTAAGGGGATATCATGGGTATTGAGGAGTCAGCTAAGTCGCGATACACGGGCGCGCAAATACGTCGCCATAGCAACGGGACCCGCGTAATCCTAAAGAGGCTTTTGAACATCGGAATCGATGCCGACTGTACTTGAAAGCGATTAAGAATGGATACGGTGGAGGCTAAATTGTAAAACCACTCAAACGTGATCCAAATAGGAAAATAGGAATACCATGTACACTCGTATGTAAAAATTGGGAAAAAAACGAACGGCATTAGAGCGACGATCACCcacttcattataaaaaagaagcaggataatttatattaaaaaaaatcctttaaatGATCCTGACGTATGATATATGTAGTCTCAAAATTAGATACCCATTGAACGCTAAACAACACAAGTTATCGCTACGCTAATACGAAGATATTTTTCGCTTATTCGCTTTTTTGCAGAAAAAGTATCCTATAGGCCGAAAAGTCTAGCTTAGCAGTGAATGCTTTAATTAGATTTTTCGCGCCGTTTTTGATAAGTTTGTTGGCTACTTACCGCTTTTCACACTTTTTATAAAACATCGTTTTATAAAAGGCGATTATCTCTTTACCTCGTATTCATGATAAAAAATGCATGACCACTATTATGTTAATATCATTATCCGatgttgtttacatttattaataAGGGATCGCACCGACCGCTTCCGCCGAGCGGCACTAATGCGCTGCTAATGCATTCCTAAAGACTACATTACACCATGTAGAAAAGCTGTAATATGCAAAATGTTGTTTGTCTACAGAAGGGGAGTAAAATCCAAACGTGACGAGCAGAACGATAGACGGGCCCTCGAAATTCGGAGCGTTCGTAATAGGCCTCATCATGCGAAGGCACGATCCGACCAATGCCAAATGTTCAAAATTTAAAACGTATGACATTTTACTTGTTACATGTTCATCTTCACCCTCTTTGTTCTATTATTAAATGGTATGAGTACGTAATATGTGCTGTTACACAATGCATTGTCGTTTACAATCGATCGTCCTATTTTTTTTCGGAAGAATGAAATAAAAAGAAGCATTCATATTTTTAGGTTCTTCGATGAAGAGTTGTAGGacagtagtaaataaagattttaataataaatacctagtATTTTCTCATATTACAAAAGCGTCTCTTAAATCTCCCACTAAAAAGAATTCTAGCCGGGAATTTGTCTATTTCCTGGATATCATGTATATACTGTAAACATTATAGGATGACCAAaaaaatttaagtaattatggaaccataaaaaaataactcatACCGTTTTTTTCCTTGGACTTTTCAAGTGCATAACATGtaattaacatacaaattaaactaaacctaaactaacccaTAAAAACTATTCGAACAACCCACCCCGCATCGTTcccggcgcaaaggtgcccattacGCTTGCCGCGTTTCCACGTTGAACCACGATGGACAACCTATTCTATATATTCTATTAACATATGAATGAAGTAATTCTTACCACAGTTTATTTgcttcgattttttttataaatatagattaaAATAGATTTAGTTCAAGGTGACATATgctcatgaaaaaaaaaccagcAGTCCATTTAGATTCACCTCAACAAATCCCTGCGCGACCTTCAATAGCACGACTGCAGTTGGCCCCACAGCCATGGCACCAGGGATAGCCATGTTAAAGATGGCGGACGCCACAATGGCCGCCCCAAAGATCCTGTTGGCCGGATACATGGACGCCAGGAAACCACCCGGCAGCTGCGTGATGAAGTAGCCGAAGAAGTAGGAGGAATCGATGGAGGCTTCTACTTCTACCGTCCAGTTGAATGGTGTGTCTTCTTTGATGCCACTTGATGTCTGTTAACAATGTTCTGGtcttataatatgtgtattgATGTTTGATCAGCGTACAATTTTAGAATTTAATAGGAAAGAGTAAATATTTTGGTATTCAAAGAGCATTCATTGCCAGATCGCAGACATTTTCGCATACACAACTAAAGTTGCAACACCCTTTTCGTTTTTGTAACCTTCACGGGTTCGGTATCATGGCTAAAGACTTACCGCATTCACGTTTGACCTTTTTTGccttaaaaaaaactgcttgtATACAGCGTTATCTACTGTTTGTGTAACATCGACTCACGTTATGCTTCTCCGTCATCTTGAGCTTGGCCATGCTCATGTTGCAGCGCATGCCGAACATGATGCTGAAGCCGAAGCAGGCGAGCAGCGCCACCGTGTAACGCGCGCTCAGGCATGGTAACTCCGCTTTGATGTACTTatctttaacaaaataaatcgtTTTGAGGAAGGGTAAGCAATATAACTAAACAATAATAATCTACTGATCAAGGTAAGCAGTGTAAAAGTATCTTACTAATTACGTATTGTAGTTTTGAATCATATAATCACGGTCACTTTTTGCCTGCGCTCAATAAGAGATACAAATACACGGTCAGCACTACAGAAACACAATCATCGGGACTTCTACCAATTTAAATCCTAAGGCTGGTCTGGAACTAGGCCCACGTCGTGCTGTAAGAATAAATAGGTCTAAACAGAGTTACTAACTCAACCTGATGGCAACGGTATTAGACAATAGACATACGGTCTAAACTTTCCTTTACCACTCGCGGCAAGTACAAAATTTTAGAGTACAGAAGTCTGGCTTTAGCTAAAATAAATCTGCCATTTTATTCGTTAGGAGTGCCTATATTAAGCTGTACCCTTACCAtgagtttgacactgatatattcgcTAGCGAATGTGTTCACTAACTCACAATGCATCTCCGTCATACTGAAAATGGTTGCAAGCGAGATACACCGCATTTGCTATCGACTATGCCAGTGACTAACTCGTGGTAAAGGtactgatattttatttttttgctttagaGAAATATTCAGTACtcaaaaatacctacctatatgtcGTGGCGGGGGCCGATCGGGTGAAGGTGGTGTTTCCAGGTCCTCCCCGTCGTACATCTGATCGTAGCCCTTCTGGTCCACATGAAAGTTTTCATATTGGCTGTTCCTGGAACAAAGAAAATCAGTTCATCAGTCATTGGTATGAACTACAAGTTCCGAGGATATAATGTTGATGGCCAGATTAACTTAGAATACTACAAGTTCCGAGGATATAATGTTGATGGCCAGATTAACTTAGaataagtaaaaagtaaaaaaaaaatctatttatttagaaattatatAGACGATTACAGATAAACATGTACCATATGTAAGCTAAAACCTCACTGTTTGTAAAACATCCTTAAACGAAAGATAAAAGCAAAATAAGTGCTCACTACCCCCGCTCAGCGTCATGGATATTCCAGTTAACGAAATTAGTCTCCCGTGAGCTGTCGTGTCGCGGCGATTAGATTGCAAACAATGAATTGCGACGTGCGACGTGCGACGACAGTGCTAATTCAATCTCATCGCTTAATGGCCTCCGTGAGCTTCCCAAACGGAGCGGACATGCACACGCGttgtaaatgtaatatttttggaaaagtaTCAAGGGTTTTCTACCACTTAAGACTGTTGGTAAGAAGGTATTACGGACTACGATGTGGTTAAAGCTGTTAAACTAAATACGTCTCAAAACAAACTACCAGCCGCAAGAAAACCAACACATAACTAAATTTGAGTAAAATGGAAGAGCTATCATGAGGACAAtccaaacttacattttgacatcaaaatgatatagAGACCATGATATGATGTAATTTCCCGTGCATTTCACTCGCGCCAAAACATGTATATGTTACGGGTAAtgttaaaagttaaattaaactCAAGTTTACCCTGATATAACTAGTATTACCCAACACTGGCTTGGtaatgttaggttaggttatcaTCATTCTGACAATATCCTCCCAGTGTTGGGTAGACCTAGATATGTACGGGTAGACGCAGAATAcagattaatgttgtttaaattaTCAGACTTTACCCAAAAGACTTGGATAATACTAGTTATATCAGGGAAaacttgattttaatttaacttctaacattacccgttcccgtaacatatataaaaagaaGTATGAGCAAAATGcaaattacatcattttgacGCTAAATTAAGTTCCATGTCTCCGAACGCGGATAATATACCTACCttctatttttattgttatttgaaTCAAATCAACGAAACTGCATCGCCAATTTGCAGGTCTTCCATATGATTTACCTAGATACTCAAGTTTGACGTCCTTCCAAACTAACTAGACACGCCTTATGAGAGTTTTAATTACTAACCGAGCTTTTGAGTTTATTAAAAACCCATTCGATTAATATCCCATTATGAGACTGTTCGACCCACCAGCACCTGAGCGCCGACAAATCTCAATTACTACATTATTCAGTCACCCACACACCTCGTCGATGCTAGAGTTTAGTTCtgcatttttcattttatttgcaCCTGCGTTAGACGCTGCTTAATTGTTGATAACTGCTCGTTAATCGTGTTTAATGTATTGCAAGGAATAATTAATGTAGTAATATTAAGAAATCCCTATTAATTAAAGTATTATTAGCTACTCTCATCAAATAACAACCACATATAATAAAGGTTGCGCCAAGTACTGTTTATTGCTTCAAGAATAATAAACTTGTTCAATCTAAATAAGTAGGTGATTAACAGTTAATAATCAGAGCCCctggtgtaaatttattcgatttcgaaacttagtatgggatttagacacagcgcgccaagcgggacgttttggaaactcaaaatttcatacaaaatgaaacttaacgcaaacgcgtacgtcacgttacgccatcgaataaatttacactaggagtacagAATCACTGTCCCATTAACAATTGCTAGGGTTGTGACTCAGAGCCCTCAGAGGTTTTGAATCGGTTAAATATGCTCTTTATGTGATGAAATGAGAAAACTGCTTCTACATACTAAGCTACAGAATAATGTGTCCCCAATCTTGACTAGATATGTCATCATATAAATTACGACGAATACAAAGATATTGGTAAGAGTATTAAAGCGACGCCGACGTTTTTTCTAATTACCTATCATTTATCAGaaccatttattttttaaaaccaatatacgtatatttataatagCTATTACAACTATTCTTATGTATGTAAACGTTCACAGTTAAGAATCAAACCCTATTGTCCCATACCGTCGCTAGGGCTGTCACCCCGTATCCTTCGTTTCCACTTGGTTATGCCCTTTATGCGACGATTCATTACCACCCAAAGGGGACGCGGACAGATAGCCACGCTTATTACTTTTGTCAGCGGAAAAATGAATTCACACCGATGAATGTTACATTACATGTTGGCAtgattgtcattttatttttatgtgacGTTTGTAAATCTTAAATATCGATCAATTTGCTTTTATCGcgtagtacctacctacttatacctttaaacgagcaattcttgtatatatatttcgggatCTCGGAAATGGCTCTAACACAATCTATCTAGCTGGTAAAACGCgcatttttcagtttttatatgttttccgagcaaagttcggtctcccagatattatcCATTAATTAAATAGCTTCTGAATTATATTAGGTATCATTTTAGAAAACGACACTtgcacatttaaaaatatctgtaGTCCCGGTTGTGAGTAATAGGCATCAAGCTAGTCTGATAAAGTTATATTCAGGTAAGTATGTATGCTCAGGCAAGACTGCAAATAAAACTGAATACGTCAatggaaaaataacatttagGATCATACCTCACTGCACCCCACACTCCATTTTCAAAGCTTAAATCCTAGGTACCTACTTCAAATTAACCAACTTAAGTATGCTCTCCAATACCGCATAATTGTCTCGAGTCTTGAAGTCCACATTACATTGGTCTATCAACGCCTAATAATCCTCAAAGAAAATGGTATACTCATTGTCATTGTCAAGGCCCTAATAgcataaagtttaaattaaaatcgaaACTGCCATTACGGTATCTTTCACCGGAAAACATCCCATCCGCTGAGCGACGCAGCACGTCAACTATAGCAGGAGGCTTTTACAAGCATTGTCACAAATAGCATGTGATTTTAGCAGAGTTGCCAACTTGACATAAAATATGCCAGATCTGGCATATTTTCACTCGCTTTGGCATCAAAATTTTCCATTTAGTATCTGGcgtatttttttgcatatttggtGTAAGCCAAGTTTGCACCAACTAGGCAGCAATAATATGCACCATGCCATCGCCTTATGTGGTTTATATTTACATATGAGTTTTAACTTTTGTGGTGATGCAACAAATGGcatgtgattttattttagataattgccGGCTCAGTAGGAGCAACGAATTCATCGGATcaatcaaatgccgcaatgtatcgCAAACCGCATGCGATTATCGGTGACGTTTGTAGAAGCCAATAGGCTAATTATCATTTTATATAGCAAATTGATCCTTAGCAAAGTAGGTGTGAGTGATTTATTTTCTAGGTACAGTTAGCAATGTTGTCggataaataacaatataatagtTTGTGTGAACAGGTTTTGATTGTTCTATACGTATTTTAAAATTCGGTTATAGTCTCAGTAAATGTTTTGGACTTAGTCTGCAATCAGAATGTATGCGCTCAACTGGCAGGTAGTCAAAATTGGGACGAATAActcaatatattataattttatagctatctactctattgatatattaggtcattacctatgaaattggcgttttatATGGAACTTTaaagaaattcgatttttcatacaatgaattttgcggattattttgtgatggcattttcaaaccaaacaaatttttgccagtaatctgagacatttttaaggcacattttttatctgatattattttataaatctgtcccgtcagaaaaatataagtcatttaattactcgagccggcagcatgaaaagagctgttttcagggcggtattctgaatacataaaacaataaaagtagcaaataattgtttgtaaaatcgttgttatgtagcgcactaatgaaatcaaaaaatacttcgaagttactattaaaataaataaactatgacatgactaatacttatgaacaaaaacgc
The nucleotide sequence above comes from Cydia pomonella isolate Wapato2018A chromosome 2, ilCydPomo1, whole genome shotgun sequence. Encoded proteins:
- the LOC133515367 gene encoding LOW QUALITY PROTEIN: vesicular glutamate transporter 1 (The sequence of the model RefSeq protein was modified relative to this genomic sequence to represent the inferred CDS: deleted 1 base in 1 codon), which translates into the protein MQGLQAAKEKASGLFANKPLLFKNSQYENFHVDQKGYDQMYDGEDLETPPSPDRPPPRHIDKYIKAELPCLSARYTVALLACFGFSIMFGMRCNMSMAKLKMTEKHNTSSGIKEDTPFNWTVEVEASIDSSYFFGYFITQLPGGFLASMYPANRIFGAAIVASAIFNMAIPGAMAVGPTAVVLLKVAQGFVEGVTYPSCHGIWRMWAPPLERSRLATLAFCGTYAGIVIGMPLSGMLSDYIGWQAPFYFYGVFGLIWYCMWLWLVFERPSKHPHIAGKEMAYIEQSLGTASQAPMPSFWGTPWKAFFTSPPVYAIIVANFCRTWNFCLLVIFQSAYFNSRFQMQITESGFVGAIPHLIMTSLVPIGGMLADYLRKSGTMTTTNVRKLFNCGGFGLEAFFFVLVAYADNKYVATIELTLGVACSGFAISGYNVNHLDIAPRYASILMGLSNGIGTIAGFVVPIVINYITQEKDKLEKAITEWREVFLMGATVHFIGITIYGIFASGELQSWAEPPPSYESPIKAKDHETTFMGDPSAPLKSSSPPAYGAVAPPRPPAPGAAPAPQAHVPNNPFVSGAFYQAEPVQPPAQQYPELTDDGTY